Part of the Aquimarina sp. TRL1 genome, ATCATTAAACAGAGCTGTTGTTACTTTTTGTTGAGCAATTCGCTCCTCAGAAGTGATAATAGAGGTAGGGTCGTTTTGCAGGGTGATAAGCGACTCGTATGTTTTCTTTCCTTTAGTCAAGAGTACCTTATAGGTTCCGGCAGGGACTCTGGGGGCAGTAAATCCTCCAAAAGTAAATGTCTTTCCGGCTGCTACTTTAGGCGCTTTTGTTCTGTAGTTCCAGGAAACAATATTGATTCCCTTGGATTTTCCAGGAGTGAGATCTACTAATACATTCCCATTCATATCTGCAATTTCCAGCTTCATTTTTCCGAATGTGTGTCGCTTTTTGAGATAGTATATGATCTGGGCATTTGAGGGTGGATTATCTCCGACAAATTGAAGTTCGGTACTTCCTCCACCAAAACCACCTTCTTCCTTAATAACCATAGGTTTGCTATCAAAAAAGTGAACGTTTTTTTGTAGCATAGACTGATTGATTTGACGCAGGGGAGAGATGTCGTCAATAATGATAATTCCTCGTCCGTGAGTTCCCATGACCAGATCATTGGTTTTCTTTTGCAGGTCTATAAAATGTACTGCGGTTGCCGGCATGTTATTGGTAAAACGCGACCAATGTTTTCCTCCGTCAATAGTGATAAATAAACCAAATTCTGTTCCCAGATATAAAAGGTCTTTATTTTCATAATCTTCCTGAATATTTCTGGCGAATCCTACAATGTCATCAGTAACCAAAGAGGTCCAGGTATCTCCATAATCCGTGGTTTTATAGACATAAGGTTTCATGTCATTTTGCGTATGACCATCGAATACTGCATAGGCAGTTCCTTTGTGATGTACACTTGCTTCTATATGATAGACCCAAGTATGGGCAGGAACTCCCTGAATATTGGAAGTTTTATTTTGCCAGGTTTTCCCTCCGTCTTTGGTAATTTGTACATTCCCGTCATCGGTTCCTACCCAAATGATGTTTTCATCTATAGGAGATTCGGCAATAGTAAAGATAGTCGTATGCGTTTCTGCTCCTGATTTGTCCGTAGAGATCCCTCCTGATTCTTTGTCTTGTTTTGCAGAGTCATTGGTAGTAAGGTCCGGAGATATTTTAGTCCAGGTATCTCCTTTGTCATTACTGACATGTACAAACTGACTACCAATATAGATTCTGTCAGCCTGATGCTCACTGATGGCAATGGGGGCATTCCAGTTGAACCGTAACTCCGCTTCACCTTTTATTTGTAGGGGTTTAATGTCTTTTACCTTGTTTTTGGTGACATCGTATCTCCATACGCTTTGTGCTCCCTGCATTTCGGAATAAATAATATGTTCCTTAGGATGTTTTAATACCCTGAATCCATCTCCATACCCCACCGATTTCCAGTCTCTTGCTTCGATACCTCCCGGCGAAGTAGAAGGACCGTACCAGGATCCGTTATCTTGTAATCCTCCATAGATATTGTATGGTTCTTGATTGTCTACACTGATGTGGTAAAACTGAGAAAGAGGCAGGTTATCAACCATATCCATAGTAGCTCCTCCATCCCAACTGCGATATACTCCTCCATCAGTTCCTACATACATACGATCCGAATTGTGAATATCGAATACAATATCATGAATATCGGCATGCATATTTCCCAGGTTCTTAAAGGTTTTTCCACCATCTCTGGAGATAGACCCGAATAAACCACCTTTGACCAGTATGTCCGGATTTTTAGGATCTACCACAATTCTGGAGAAATAAAAAGGACGTACCACTAAACCAAAATCTCCATTGAGAAGCTTCCAGCTAGCTCCCGCATCATCTGATCGGTATAGTCCTTTGTCTTTTTTACTTTCGATTACGGTATAGATAATAGAAGGATTAGAAGGAGCTATTGCTATTGCCAATCGTCCTAAGTCTCCTTCTGGAAATCCATTGTGTATTTTGTTCCATGTTTTTCCGGAATCTGTAGATTTATACAAGGCACTGTTAGGACCTCCGGAGTTAAATCCCCAGGCGGTTCTTCTGAATTCCCACATGGCAGCATATAGAATTGCCGGATTATCTGGATCCATAACCAGGTCATTGATTCCGGTTTTTGCATCTATATACAATACCTTATTCCATGTTTTTCCTCCATCGGTGGTTTTATATACGCCTCGTTCTTCACTATCACCCCACAAAGCACCTAATACACCTACATATATTTCATTTGAATTTTTAGGATTGATCTGAATACTACTGATACGTTCAGATTTATCGAAACCTATTTTTTTCCAATTGGCTCCTCCATCATTAGATTTGTATAACCCATCTCCGATAGAGACGCTATTTCTAGTCCAGATTTCTCCAGTTCCAACCCAGATCGTGTTATCAGGATCATTAGGGTCTATAGCAATCGCCCCGATAGATTGCGCATGTTTGTCGAATATGGGAGAGAAACTGGCTCCGCCATTAGTGGATTTCCAAACTCCTCCTCCTGCTGCACCAGCATATATAATACGATCATTGGTAGGGTGGTTTTGCAGATCAATGATACGACCACTCATAAGAGCAGGACCAATATGTCTGGCCTCGAGATTACCGAAGAGTTCTTTTCCTTTGAGTACGATTTCCTGAGCTTGTATGGATAATGACATAGCAATAACCATACAGGCAATGGTTAATTTTCTGTACATAGTATATTGTTTTTTGATGATTTGCTCACTGAGTGAGTTCCACATTGGTGGTGTATACTTTAGGCGGTAACCAAAAGTAGAAAATAGCTTTTAGTAGAAAACAGATAGAAGGGGGAATGTTATTTAATACTTAAAAACAGATCTCTATTGCGATAGCACAATAGAGATCAAAGTAGTGGATTATTTTTTTTCAGGGAAAGCGAATTTCTCTGCTGCTATTTCTGGATCAATTTTGAATTCTTTGAACTCCATTGTTTGGAATTGATTACTCTGAGAGAACGGAAAATATAATCCGTTTACCTCCTGATAATCACTGATTGAACTTTTTATAGATTGTCCTTTCATAGGACCTTCTGTAATTTGCTCCTCAACTACAATTGGAACAAAGTTTTCTGTATCAAAATAATAGTGAGAGATATTAGGTTGTTTTTGTCCGTTAATCAGTAGTGGAGTTTTAGTAATTTTAACCTTAAAGGTTTCTGTACCATCTACAGTTTCCTTACCGATTAATTCTACAGTGTATCCTTTTTCCTTATAATTAAGGAATGGAGAAGGCCAGTCTTTTGCCGCATTCTTCATATTTTCCGTAGCTTCACTATCGCTTTTTTCGGGTTCCATTGTCATTTGATTTCTAGACCATGAAGTGGTTCCGTCATAAGCAGCCCATATCATGCGCTGTCCCTGGAATTCAATGGTAGTAGATTGTTTTCCATCTTTGGTCATCAATTGCTCAAAAGGGATCTCCAGTCCCTGCATTTTCATAACTCCGATCATTTCGACACCTTTTAACTTGTTCCAGTTTTCTTTTCCACCGGTATTTTCGAAATAGGTGTCAATGATTTCATCGGCAGTCTGTGCCTGTGAAGAGAGTGCAGCTATAAAAAAAAGCCCTACTATAAAATGTTTAAGTGCGTTCATGAGTGTGTATTTTTTATCTGTATAACGTTAGTCTGTAAAAAGTTTTTTTTGTTACATTATTTTTTTGTGTATTAAATTAATATATAGTGAATTGACCAGATATCATTCCTTTTTTTTAAGAAATCAAAACAAGTATTCGTTAGAAGAATAAGGAGGTTTGAACATAATTGTACCAGATAATCAAATGTTTAAAATACTCGGAAGCTTAGCTTGCATTAAGACCATTTCTTGATCTAATTAGATAATACCTGAATAAAAATAGATTCGTAACGTTATATAAATACCCATTATCGTATGAAGAAAGTTGTCGTAGAAAAATAGTAATGATTTTGTAACCTGTACATTACAATATCGTGATCTGGTGGGGTGTACCTTTAGCCTAATTTTAAAACCACTTACATACTCATGAAAAATGCTCTTTTATTTTTGTTGATTCCTATTTCTTATATAGGATATAGTCAGGTTCCTTCTTATTATAATGATGTTAATATCAATGCTACAGGAACTGCATTAAAAAATGAACTATCCTCAAAAGTAATTCATACACATCATACAGATCTGTCATATACACCTGGAGTCTGGAATGCTTTAAAACAGACGGATCTTACTGCTCCGGGATCAGGAAAAGTTATTTTGATTTACGGGTATGATGATACAGATAATACACCATCGACAGATAGAACCCGAAGTATACATCAAAATGGAGGAGGGACAACAGACTGGAACAGAGAGCATGTATATCCAAAATCATTAGGAAATCCGAATTTGGGAACTTCAGGTGCCGGAGCAGATGCACATCACCTGAGACCTGCGGATGTAAGCCGAAATTCGAAACGAGGAAACAGGAAATTTGCCGATGGATCAGGGAATTCAACCATTACTCCTCAGGGATATTGGTATCCTGGTGATGAATTCAAAGGAGATGTCGCTAGAATGATGATGTATATGTATATCCGATATGGTAACCGATGTCTGCCATCAAATGTGGGAATAGGAG contains:
- a CDS encoding outer membrane lipoprotein-sorting protein, with the translated sequence MNALKHFIVGLFFIAALSSQAQTADEIIDTYFENTGGKENWNKLKGVEMIGVMKMQGLEIPFEQLMTKDGKQSTTIEFQGQRMIWAAYDGTTSWSRNQMTMEPEKSDSEATENMKNAAKDWPSPFLNYKEKGYTVELIGKETVDGTETFKVKITKTPLLINGQKQPNISHYYFDTENFVPIVVEEQITEGPMKGQSIKSSISDYQEVNGLYFPFSQSNQFQTMEFKEFKIDPEIAAEKFAFPEKK